The genome window TCTGTAGATACGCAAAGGGTATTAATGTATTGGGAAATAGGTAAAATTATTTTTGAAGAGGAACAAAAAGGAAAAGAACGTGCGAGTTACGGAGAATTTCTGATAAAATCATTAGCAGAAAGTCTAGAGCCACAATTGGGGAGTAGTTTTTCATATAGACAATTAAATTTATTTCGTCAATTTTATCGAATTTTTCCAATTGTGAACGCACTGCGTTCACAATTTAATTGGACACATTACAGAACACTTATCCGTATTGATAATAATGATAAAAGAGCTTTTTATATAGCTGAAGTTGAAAAAAATAATTGGACAGCCCGACAATTAGAAAGACAGGTAAACAGTCAGCTATTTGAAAGATTATTACTTAGTAATGATGTTAAATCAGTTCTGGCCGTTGCCAGAGAAGAAAAAAATCCTGTAGAAGCTAAAGAGATTATCAAAGACCCTATGGTTTTAGAGTTTTTAGGATTACAAAGAGAGAATTCTTATTATGAGAAAGATTTAGAAAATGCTATAATCACTCATATACAGGATTTTATTTTGGAATTGGGTAATGGATTTGCATTTGTCGCCAGACAAAAACGTATTCATTTGGATGGGGATGATTTTTTTATCGATATGGTTTTTTACAATCGTTTGCTGCAATGTTTTGTAATTATCGAAATAAAAACAAGTAAGCTTACCCATCAAGATATTGGACAGCTGCAAATGTATGTGAATTACTATGACCGATTTGAAAAACAATCTTTTGAAAACCCAAGTATCGGGATTTTGCTGTGTACCGATAAAAATGATGCTGTGGTGAAAATTTCTTTACCAGAAAATAATTCAAATATTATTGCCAGTAAATATCAATTATACCTGCCAACAGAAGAACAGCTGATAAATGAAGTTAAGAAAGAAATTGAAAAATTAGATAATAAAATTTTTTGATGCAGGTCAAAACCAAAGCCATAGTAATTTCGTCCTTAAAGTTTCAGGAAAAAAGCTTGATTGTAAAATGTTTTACGCTCTCAAATGGTTTGAAATCTTATATGGTTCGTGATGCTTTTTCTTCCAGGAAAGGAAGCTCTAAAATAGCATATTTTCAGCCTTTGAGCATTATAGAAATTGAAGCAGTTCATAAAAACAAAGGTACTCTGGAAAACTTCAAAGAAGTAAAAATCTCGTACCCTTTTCATTCCATACATTCGGATATTTTTAAGAGTACAATGGTTTTGTTTCTCTCCGAAATTCTGCATCATTCGATTCATGAAGAAGAGAAAAATGAATCTTTGTTTACTTTTCTAGAAACTGCTTTGCATTGGCTGGACCAGCACGATGAGATTTCCAATTTTCATTTGATTCTGATGCTGGAAACTACAAAATATCTTGGATTTTATCCAGACACTTCAGATATTGATATGTCTTTTTTCGAAATGACTGAAGGTGTTTTTACGCCTTTTCATGCTATTAGTTCGCTCACAGAACATGAAACACAGCTGTTCAAAAAACTGATTAACCTAAAATTTGATAATGATCAAAAAACGTTTCATGTTATTGAAAGGCAATTGCTTTTAAAAATTTTAATTGATTATTATAGTTTTCATCTCGACGGATTCAAAAGACCTAAATCTTTGGATGTTTTGAAAGAAGTTTTTTCCTGATCCCTGTAAAGGCGACTCATTGTTATCCCGTTTTGGAAACCAAAGTTGCGGTAATAAACAGTTTTTCTTCTTTGCTGTATTCTAATTCGATTCCCTTTAAAATGTGTTCAGAATCGATTATTGTGGTGTTTTGGTCAAGTGTCTGCAAGCAGGCGAAAGCCATCGCTGAAACTATTTGGGCACCATTGAGTTCATAATTTTTAGCAGCTATCTCTAGAATGTT of Flavobacterium marginilacus contains these proteins:
- a CDS encoding PDDEXK nuclease domain-containing protein, with the protein product MELKKELIEQILSIVTISREKAIRSVDTQRVLMYWEIGKIIFEEEQKGKERASYGEFLIKSLAESLEPQLGSSFSYRQLNLFRQFYRIFPIVNALRSQFNWTHYRTLIRIDNNDKRAFYIAEVEKNNWTARQLERQVNSQLFERLLLSNDVKSVLAVAREEKNPVEAKEIIKDPMVLEFLGLQRENSYYEKDLENAIITHIQDFILELGNGFAFVARQKRIHLDGDDFFIDMVFYNRLLQCFVIIEIKTSKLTHQDIGQLQMYVNYYDRFEKQSFENPSIGILLCTDKNDAVVKISLPENNSNIIASKYQLYLPTEEQLINEVKKEIEKLDNKIF
- the recO gene encoding DNA repair protein RecO; the protein is MQVKTKAIVISSLKFQEKSLIVKCFTLSNGLKSYMVRDAFSSRKGSSKIAYFQPLSIIEIEAVHKNKGTLENFKEVKISYPFHSIHSDIFKSTMVLFLSEILHHSIHEEEKNESLFTFLETALHWLDQHDEISNFHLILMLETTKYLGFYPDTSDIDMSFFEMTEGVFTPFHAISSLTEHETQLFKKLINLKFDNDQKTFHVIERQLLLKILIDYYSFHLDGFKRPKSLDVLKEVFS